TCATCATCGCCGTCCACATAGTCCTAGAATCCCCACCACTCTTCCAAGCACCCATATTCATCCGCCTCCCCTCCAACTCCTGTGCATTATCCTTACACAAGTTCCCCACCTGATCCTCAATTGACCCCATACAAACCTCTTTTTCCTCTTCAACAAGATACCgagacatggagataaccaatccatacccaatatcacatcaaagtccactatATTAAGAAACAAAaggtctactcgggtctccaaattcccaatagtcaccacacaagatCGATATACACGGTCCACTACAATAGTATCGCCCGTAGAAGTGgatacacgaatagatgaaataagagactcgtGGAGCGTATCAGGATAATGCATAAAATATGATGAAACATATGTAAAAGTGGAATGAGGATCAAATAGTATAGAGGCACCCGTATAGCAAACTAAGATAATACCGGTGATCACAACatttgaagcaataacatcaggTTTGGCAGGGAGTGCATTGAAATGGGCCTAACTGCCTCCTAATCggccttcccctctagggcgtcccctagctgactgacctccaccccgagcTAACTGGGCGGGTGGGGGGGGGGTAACTGGTGCTGAAAtcgaaggctgactcctctgttGGGATGAACCTCCCAAAAGGCAGGGAtagaacctcttgatatgacccaagtCTCCACACTCAAAGAAATCTCTCCCAGCAAATGGCAATGGGTACTTAAGGGAGCCCCGAGCATCGTGATATccactagaagaaccaggcatagaTGAGCCTTGAACTGATGGTGCATCAGTCGAATTGtcagctggaagggcactgagaaaTGAGTGACCCTGATGTGAACTTTGAGGATTCTAGCCAGATGATCCACCACGGTGACCTGAACGAGTTGACTGAGCATGTCTTAATAGACGGCCTATGCTGTGCTGGAACTGTACTCCAGAAGGCACACCaccaaagctaccagatccctgaggcctcttagcctccctctcaactTGCTCCTAGCGATGAACTGACTCTATCTCCTtggcaatgtcaaccacctctTCAAACAAAGCGCTAGATACTCTATCTCTGGTCAGAAAAATCTatagctgataagtgaggccatcaacgaacctcctgatacTCTTCCTATCCATGGGAACCAGCCAGATAGCATGACCGGACAACTTGGAGAATCTTATCTCATACTACGTCACAGTCATACCCTCCtgatgcaactgctcgaactgcctatacagctcctctctgcgggactgcggtacatacttctctaggaagagaatagagaactgatGCCAGGTAAGGAGTGCTGCACCAACAGACCTAAGCCtgtcatatgcctcccaccaagtaaatgCAGCTCCAGAGAATAGAAATGTAGTGAACACGACCCCACTGGTCACTAGAATACCCGCTGTATGAAGAATCCTCTAGCACTTGTCCCGAAAACCCTAGGCATTCTCACCCTAtgtaccactgaaagtcagaGGTTGAAGACTACAAAATTGCTCCAATCGATgctgctcatcatcaggcatgaCTGGAACCACATAGTCTTGAGCAGGTGCAATCGGTTGGGCAGATGGTGCTCCTGATATTTGCTGTCCCTGAATAACCTGCTCGGGTGTGCGGGCAGCGGGAGTCTAAGTACCTCCCCTAGCATGGGAAGTAGCTACTGTAGTATAAACAGcgaccgcctgagcaagactggtgcacgcGGTTAGAATTTgagctaaggtctcctgaagagctggaataACCATaagcatagctggtgcctgagatGGTCCCTCTGGGGCATCTACACCCGGAACCTGATCCTGaatggggcagctggtggatcttctggtgctgccctagctgcagTGCGAGCTGCACCTCTACCTCTGCCACTGCCTCTACCGCGATCTCGGCCTCTCACGGCCccaactagtggtactggtggctgtccatcctgaccggtagtacgtgtcctcaccatatgtgagagaatagaataatagaagttcaGTTCcaaaatcaacagattcgcacaaaaagaattcaagaatgtgaagttttcctaaaggttctgcaacctctcgaagataagtatagacgtctttgtaccgatccacaagactctactaaacccgcccatgactcgtgagacctatttaactaaggctttgataccaacttgtcatgacccaaatttaGCCCGTCGGGATGGCTCATATCATGGGACTAGGCCAGCCTCAATTTAACATAATCCAAGCCACAATCCTAAAATTTGGAACATTTGCGGAAAGTGCATTTATCATTTAAGTTAAATTGCTTAAGACATAAAAGAAAGATTCATATTACGATACAGCCATCCAAACACTAGGGTGTCATAAAGTACATGTACGTCTAGGGTTAATACATAGTCTATTAAAGTGTCTACAGAGGCAACTGTAATACATCTGAAAAATGAGAAGGAGATCCAAGGCATGCGAACTCCATGCAGATACCTCGACAAGCTCCACTACTTACAACCTCAATCAACGACTACTACTAGGGCcaaaggtacctggatctgcacacaacaTGTATGGGGTATCgtaagtacaccaactcagtacgTAAAAAGTCCAAACTGCACttaaaggtagtgacgaactcaacctcatcAAAGATAACATAAATAACGTATAGTAACGTAGGCATGTATTCAGTTAAGTAAATAGCTTGAACAGTAAAAATAGAGCAGGTATGAACAAGGTAAAGAATGGTAACTCTACTACATCTACATGCCAATGCGCATactgtatgaaatgcaccatgaTGGGTTCCTCATGTGCCCACAATCTCAGATGTTCGTCCACTTAGTAATGTATATGGCTCacacggcccagggaagatccatctcggaatatatacatctctgatagcagtcactcagtactgaggaaggccaatCCAGCATATGGAGAATATCCTTCTccagataataataataacaatgtcACAACCACTCGATACTGTATATAGCTCACAAGGCCCAAGAAGAtctatcccggaatatatacacatcacaaACCATCAATCTCTAGTACCGAGGAATATGTgaatccagcctcatggagaagatccatctccataccaagggaagatccatccctaaaTATAATCAACTGCGCCCACTGTGGGTGAAAACTCTGAAGGGGCTCCTACGTCCCAAGCGCTATGACAAGAcaacgaaggcataatcaataatccgctgcggcgtgcagcccgacccataactgtcactcataatcagactcttggcctcactcaatcatcactcTCCAATCTCTCTtacgggctcacaatgccatgaaaactagcccaaaacaatgatatgatatgaaAATAAATAACAATTGAGACTGAGATGTGGTATGaaatgcatgaacatgactggGTACAGAATATCGATTAAattagtgagatgacagcaagaaatgaccactaGGGGTCCCAACGATATCGGCATAAAGCCATAGCATGATaactagcatgatttacagtCCATTTACTTCAACACATGaaaaaacacaaatatcaacaagatagaattactaaacggtgccatggaatgatacaggtcacaattctcacggtgcacgcccgcacgcccatcgcttggcatgtgcgtcacctcaataccatcATATAGCACATAGTTTGGGGTTTTGAACCCTCAAAATCAAGTTttgaagcgttacttacctcaaccaagccaaaatcctactccacgatgccttttcccctcaaatcgacctccgaacgctctgaatctatccataaacaattcgatacaatcaacacaagctaaaggaatcaatcccaTAAGATATGCTAAGCTTAAGACCAAAAgacaaaaagtcaactcaaaacacgagccccgggcccacatctcaaaatccgACCAAAGTTATAAAATCAGTCAACCCATTCAATTTCGAGCCTACCCATACTAGTTTCCCTCAATTTCGACTTCGAATCGGCTTCCAAATCTCAAAAGTTTattttatgaagttccacaagtttttccctaattttcatctcaaatctctaataaaatgatggtttccatgatatattcatgtattttagcctaaaccgagttagaatcacttaccccaatgaatttcttgaaaaaccttcaaaaaatagccaaagcccgagctctctaggtcaaaatatgaaaataaactCAGACACTCATATTTATAGTGCAACCCTCGGATTCAAATCCCGCTGATTGCCAAAAACCACCGCCGTGCTTACAGCTCTGCTGTCCGCGGAATTTTCATCGCAGCCGTGAACGCCTCCAGTTCCTACGGTCGCATCCCTTCTTCCGTTGGCCTTGCCAGTCTTCGCCGCTGAGCACGGTAATTCTGCCGCCCCCGCGAACTTCCTCCACTGACCGCGAGATTCCACCGCGGTCCGTGCTCCCAACTTCAGAGACCAACCTCTGAACACCAGTAACACCTGCAGCTGTTTCCAACAGCTATACCCATCTGATAACTACtcgaacacacccgaggccctcgtgaCCCcaatcaaacataccaacacatcccataacatcattcaaacttagttgaATCtacaaatcactcaaaacaacaccaaacatCGAATCAAATCTCGGATTCAAGCGTAAGAAGTCCAAACTCATAAATTCCACAAATGACTCCGAACcaatcaaaccttgtccgaatattctcaaattttgcacacaagacaCAAATGAccctacgaagctactccaactctcggaattccattttgagACCGTCTAAATAGTAGGCTAAATGCCTCATTCCACTCCAAGACCACTCCGGACCCAAATCAGCCAACATAATATGGTAAAACACAGCCGAAGAACACAAAAGAAAGTAGAAACGGTGAAAATAGAGtcgtaactcatgaaacgatcggCCAAGTCATTGCACCATTACTTCACAATCGGAAAGTGGACGAGCAACTCTACTGATATTTGGCAGTCTCAAAAGTTGCGGTAAGTGGGGTCCTTGTTCGAGAAGAGCAATGTATGCAATTTCCTGCTTACTACGTTAGCCGAACTTTAGGTGAATCTGAGACCCGatacccacacttagaaaaattagcgcttgcTCTAATAAGCGCCTGTAGGAAATTAAAATTGTAACATTTTTCACAAGCTCAAACTCTCGGGCCGACTGGCCAAATAGGCCATCGAAATCAGTGAATATGATATGGAGTATCAAcccgaacggccatcaagtctcaaatcttatcAGACTTCATGGCCGACATCACGCATGCCCTTGTACCCGAGGTCGAAAAGGAACTATTGCTAAAATTGGGAACATCTGCGAGGGTGTGGACCCTTTTCATAGATAGAGCTTCAAATGTGAAGAGGTTCGGTAtaggcatcattttgaagccaCCCATATGCAATaaaattagacaatctatcaaaatgcctaagttgactaacaataaggccgagtgtgaggccatgattgcaggtctcgagctggcTAAAAGTTTTGGAGCtgaggtcatcgaggccaagtgtgATTCCCTACTCTTCGGTAACCAAGTGAACAAGACCTTTAAGGTCCTAGAAGATCGActgcagaggtacttggacaaactgCAGGTAACCCTACACCgattcaaagaatggaccctagAACATGTACCTCGAGGGCAGAACAATCAGGCTAATGCCCTTGCAAATTTGGGGCCATCAGTCGAAGACAATGAAATTACCTCGGGGACCGTCGTACAACTTTCAAAGTCGGTAGACGAAGAAGGACATGCCAAAATAAAATACACAAGCCTAAcgtgggattggaggaacaaatatATCGATTATCTAAAGAATGGTAAGCTTCTGTCAGACCCTAAGAAATCGAGGACCCTGCTAACGAAAGTTGCACTATTCCCATTGGCCGAAGATGGAGTATTGTACAGAAGGATGTTTGATGGGCCGTTGGAAATATGTTTAGGTCCGGGTGACACCGACAACGTCCTACGAGAAATTCACAAAGGTACTTGCGGGAATCATTCTGATGCCAAATCACTGGTTCACAAAATCATCAAAGTAGGGTACTATTGGGACTATATGGAAAAGATACTAAGGACTTCATTCGaaaatgtgacaaatgccaaagacATGCCCTGATGATCCACCATCCCGGGGAGCAACTTCATTCAGTCCTATccccatggccgttcatgaaataGAGAATGGATATAGTCAGCTCTCTACCATAAGCcctaggtaaagctaaatttattttatttatgactgactatttctctaagtgggttgaagcacaggctttcgtgaaagtcagagaaaaagaagttatagacttcatctgggatcacatcatatgccgattcgggataCCTACCAAGATAGTATGCGACAACGGAAAACAATTTATCGGCAGCAAAATAACGAAGTTCCTCGAggatcacaaaataaaaaggatattatCGACGTCGTATCATCATAGTAGGAATGGAGAGGttgaatcaacaaacaagaccatcattcagAATCAAAAGAAAAGATTTAACGAcaccaagggaaaatggagagaaatttttCTCGAGGTCTTTTGGGCATATCGAATAACGTCGAAATCTAGTAAGGGGGCAACAtcgttctccttagtatatggcgcCGAAACCCTGATCCCGGTCAAGGTCGGGGAACTCATTATCAAGTTTCGATATGCAACAAAAGAATCGAATCATGAGGCTATGAACACAAGCCTTGAATTGCTAGATTAATAATGGGAAGCTGCACTCGTCAGAATGGCAGCATAGAAGTAGCGGATCGAAAGATATTACAACCGATGAACCAATCTTCTCCACTTTCAAATCGGGGAATTAGTTCTcagaaaagtcaccctcaacactcgaGATACAAACTAGGGGAAACTTGACCCAAATTAGGaaggaccatatcaggtcctcggTGTCATTGAaaagggatcttacaaacttggcacgataAACGGCGAACAATTTccaaataattggaacatatcactactcaaacgatattattgctaaggtatgactctCCCTTTTTCTTCGTATGTATTTGATACTAATttattgcaggtgttcgatcgaagacatcgataaattcttcaacccaaagACCTCAGGTTATAAAGCaagcattgcactctttttcccttagatcggtttTTGTCACAAATGGGTTTTTTCGGTGAGATTTTTAATGAGGAAACAATTATTTGTGCTACCTGTGgacaattcaacagtatccgaAGCTTCCTTACAATCAACCTTTAATActagggggcatcaccctcggatgtaATCATTGTCAGGTAttatgttctcaaggaaaattctCTGTATCAACAAGTTTCGATAGGTAAATTTTTGTGAatggccaaacggtcaaatgaatcgTGTCCTTGTAGATTACTCGAGCCCCGATGACAAAACATGTACACATAAATGATTTATGGAAAAAAGTATTTTTACTTATGATCTATTGCGGAAGCTAGCTCAAGTGTCGATCGCAACTAAATCTGGAGCTATCAACCCCATACTCGGAGACTGCCGTCCAAAAATTGACGTGATCAAATTATTAAACTTCGAGACCATAAGACCTTGTGTATACGGTGAATACGGGGGCAAGATTTTCCCCGTCCTTAGGTCATCTCGCGGTCATGCTCCTCGAGGCTCGAAACCTAGTCGAGACCCACCATCGGGGGTCGTCATCTACCGGCCATGGAAGGCATTATGTACAAACGGATATAGTATGcgagaggggagttcccaaggcacacggctaaacCTGTCAAAGATGACCTATCTGGGGCCTGTCCCAAGGTGTCACGTCCAGCCGTCCCGTCTCCttgcctttacaattaatgcattttgtactgtAATGGGATTCCCTCCCTATATAAGGGGGATCTCAATCACTTTGTAACTCTGGGCTGCtgttgctccaaccattctacacaagatcaataatatctcccTCTCTATCTTTTCTCTCTAATTTAGTCGCTCGAGGCTACTATTTaaatttattgctttcatacttgtccttagtttattgcttgatattggccataaagagccttctttaattatatcttaTCGGTTATCCCCTTCCCAGTTACCCCCGATAGATCGAGCTCGAGccagatatcgacctcgaggcctttcatcgatcagtccgaagttcgggtagcaagcccctcggtttgattactgcctcgttttcaCTTGCATTTCGTCATTAAACTTCACACggctagcatcaactgctctaacaactagcataaaaatagatcgcatatttttagagtaccatttacaaatttaattgttattaccattttcacggtaaatagtttggcacccatcgtggagctaaaaataatagtgattattttcttgctggtttcgttacagaaatgcaagttatctttcatgctttttcTTGCCCAAAATCTTCGATTCTAGGACAGAGCGCCTAGCTCGGTGAGCAAAGTTGGGAACCAGAACTTTGAAAACAACAGAGAGAAGGACACGACTACTCCAGATGTCAGCACACCACCGAACTCAACCTGGGCGGAAGGGAAGGTTCTCCGACATGACGTCCACATGATTATTAGGTGAGCCGACGTTCCCcaaggacccatgttcaaacgAACGAGAACATCCACTATGGAAGAAGGACCGACCCGAAACTGTGTGCCCAAAGACACCCTCATATTCAATGAGGAGGACCTTGAGGCCATGATAGAACCGCAAAACAATGCGTTGGTGATCTCGTTTCTTTTAAACAATACCTATATAAAGCGTGTTCTCGTTGATCCAGgcagctcggccaacataattaGATCAGAGGTAGTAGAACAGCTGAGGCTTCTCAATCAAGTTGTTCCCGTCTATCGAATCCTCCATGGCTTCAACATGACCGGGGAAGTAACGAAAGGAGAGATCACCTTCCCGATTGACACGTCCGGCGCGATTCAGAACACCGAGTTCAAGTCATCAGCGATGATATAAGTTACAATGCATTACTCggcaggccttggatacacaGTATGAGGGCAGTACCCTCAACGTTGCATCAGGTGATAAGGTTTCCCACGAGGGATGGCATCAAAACCATACATGGAGAACAGCGGGCAGCgaaagaaatgttcgcggtccACCATGAGGCGCTAATCCCCACTTTCCCAATCTTGGACGAGGATAGAAACATATAGTCCCCCGAGGATGACGAGGAATATTTCTTTACGCCCCAAACCTTCGTCGGCCCCGAAGAATCAGATGCGACTAAATCGACAGTCGAAGAGCTGGATCAGACCATTTTACTCGAGCACCTCCCTGAtcgtaaggtatacctgggaacggggttGTCCCCCGAACTCAGTACAGGGTTTATTCAATTTCATAGCAATAATATCGACTATTTCACCTGGTCCCACCTAGATCTAACAGGAATCTCACCGGAAATAACCTATCATAGGCTGAGCATTGATCCGAAATTCAAACCCATAAAGCAGAAGAGAAGACCGCAGTTCGAGGTAAAACATAccttcatcaaagaagaggtagtGAAACTTCTAAAAATCAGATCCATTAGAGAAGTAAAGTACCCCAAATGTC
This sequence is a window from Nicotiana sylvestris chromosome 3, ASM39365v2, whole genome shotgun sequence. Protein-coding genes within it:
- the LOC138887583 gene encoding uncharacterized protein; its protein translation is MPKLTNNKAECEAMIAGLELAKSFGAEVIEAKCDSLLFGNQVNKTFKVLEDRLQRYLDKLQVTLHRFKEWTLEHVPRGQNNQANALANLGPSVEDNEITSGTVVQLSKSVDEEGHAKIKYTSLTWDWRNKYIDYLKNGKLLSDPKKSRTLLTKVALFPLAEDGVLYRRMFDGPLEICLGPGDTDNVLREIHKGTCGNHSDAKSLVHKIIKVGYYWDYMEKILRTSFENVTNAKDMP